One genomic region from Ornithinimicrobium flavum encodes:
- a CDS encoding ATP-grasp domain-containing protein yields MNIVFVEPHFPKNQREFPRALAEAGANVIGIGETPWDYLDQQLRDWMVHYEQVGSVTDLQQMTEAVRKVQGMVWVDRLESTIEAHQLVAAQVREALGIPGTSVRTTWLCRDKPSMKEALRQAGVPTAASTGADSAEEVWAFARAVGYPLILKPRDAAGAAGTSRVDNDGELREALDRMGGYRSIAVEEFIEGHEGFYDTISIDGQIAVDFASHYYPGVLEAMRTRWISPQFIATNRIDGGGLYDEIREMGHRVNAALGIGTSATHMEWFHGPKGLKFSEIGCRPPGVGCWDLYCAANDMDVYAAWADAIVHGALRRQPSRSHSAGIIALRPDRDGVIKGYSGLEEIENRYGRWIMDAHLPHPGTGTQPIEAGFMANAWVRMRHPDYDTLRHMLDDVGRTVHVHAG; encoded by the coding sequence GTGAACATCGTCTTCGTCGAGCCTCACTTCCCCAAGAACCAGCGCGAGTTCCCGCGGGCCCTGGCGGAGGCGGGGGCGAACGTCATCGGCATCGGCGAGACCCCCTGGGACTACCTGGACCAGCAGCTGCGGGACTGGATGGTCCACTACGAGCAGGTGGGGTCGGTGACCGACCTGCAGCAGATGACCGAGGCGGTGCGCAAGGTCCAGGGGATGGTGTGGGTCGACCGGCTCGAGTCCACCATCGAGGCCCACCAGCTGGTGGCCGCGCAGGTGCGCGAGGCGCTCGGCATACCGGGCACGTCGGTGCGCACGACCTGGCTGTGCCGCGACAAGCCCTCGATGAAGGAGGCGCTGCGCCAGGCCGGGGTGCCGACAGCCGCGTCGACGGGCGCCGACAGCGCGGAGGAGGTGTGGGCGTTCGCGCGGGCGGTGGGCTACCCGCTCATCCTCAAGCCGCGTGACGCCGCCGGGGCCGCCGGCACCAGCCGGGTCGACAACGACGGTGAGCTGCGCGAGGCCCTGGACCGGATGGGCGGCTACCGCTCCATCGCGGTCGAGGAGTTCATCGAGGGGCACGAGGGCTTCTACGACACCATCAGCATCGACGGGCAGATCGCGGTCGACTTCGCCTCCCACTACTACCCCGGGGTCCTCGAGGCGATGCGCACGCGGTGGATCAGCCCGCAGTTCATCGCCACCAACCGGATCGACGGTGGCGGGCTCTACGACGAGATCCGGGAGATGGGCCACCGGGTCAACGCCGCGCTCGGGATCGGGACGTCCGCCACCCACATGGAGTGGTTCCACGGGCCGAAGGGGCTGAAGTTCTCCGAGATCGGGTGCCGGCCGCCGGGCGTCGGGTGCTGGGACCTCTACTGCGCGGCCAACGACATGGACGTCTACGCCGCCTGGGCCGACGCGATCGTGCACGGCGCGCTGCGCCGTCAGCCCTCCCGCAGCCACAGCGCCGGGATCATCGCCCTGCGGCCCGACCGGGACGGCGTGATCAAAGGCTACAGCGGGCTGGAGGAGATCGAGAACCGCTACGGCCGCTGGATCATGGACGCGCACCTCCCGCACCCGGGCACGGGCACGCAGCCGATCGAGGCGGGCTTCATGGCCAACGCGTGGGTCCGGATGCGCCACCCCGACTACGACACCCTGCGCCACATGCTCGACGACGTGGGGCGCACGGTGCACGTCCATGCCGGCTGA
- a CDS encoding acyltransferase family protein, producing MSVPAHREHLPLPEEPEPHHPPHHAGDERAFVDPGRTAYEVRPPAATRHEGTTTLLERRPARRPRRGGRGPTGVSPRPGHIPGLDGLRALAVIAVLLFHYWPTSLPGGFLGVDVFFVVSGFLITTLLLREVDQHGRVDLLGFWRRRARRLLPALLLVVVTSVAVARLVGGDLLVGIGRQTLGALTFTSNWLEIAAGASYFHSTSPILFVNFWSLAVEEQFYLLWPISLILALALTRTTKQRVLAVAGIGVASTLLMAILSLGGADTTRVYYGTDTHLMGLMFGAALALSWADPEHRAGLRTRVWRRWRAPAVLAALLVLVALMRWLGDGSAFTFRGGIALASLATVVLIAGLLESPSGWRRLMSLRPLAWIGERSYGIYLWHWPVIVIAGALVPYAPGTTRAVMVVLGALTVTLVLSELSLRLVERPVRRRGFRASIRAFSSWVTTPWEHSRLPRLVAAGLALMLLGTAVALATAPEKSQTQRQIEQTEERLGLGAGSGEDGDAGAENGDGEGADGEGADGASAGAEGAGRPAAQLGSLLGLGAAADGAAADGAAGDEAAGEGEAAGDGGDAAPDSDGGETVAEGEAEAGTEGDTTDDEAGDDGSEDAAEADPPADVEGAVEINGSTFAPDADGLLVPESSAITAFGDSLVVTSADGLAFRFPEIGFVAKSNRQWGDAPAILSEALAAGQVQDNVVLHLGTNAGVDEQGLRDALDALGTGRNVVVMDLYVQASFLEPSNETIRAVVADYPNAVVGQWNATISQQPQALQSDGVHPDLDGMHVYAEVVARAFDELARR from the coding sequence ATGTCCGTGCCCGCGCACCGTGAACACCTCCCGCTCCCGGAGGAGCCCGAGCCGCACCACCCGCCGCACCACGCCGGCGACGAGCGGGCCTTCGTGGACCCGGGGCGCACGGCATACGAGGTGAGACCGCCGGCCGCGACGCGGCACGAGGGCACGACGACCCTCCTGGAGCGCCGCCCCGCCCGTCGTCCCCGCCGGGGCGGCCGCGGACCCACCGGTGTCTCCCCGCGTCCCGGGCACATCCCCGGGCTGGACGGCCTGCGGGCCCTGGCGGTCATCGCGGTCCTGCTCTTCCACTACTGGCCGACCTCCCTGCCCGGCGGGTTCCTGGGCGTCGACGTCTTCTTCGTCGTCAGCGGCTTCCTCATCACCACCCTCCTGCTCCGCGAGGTCGACCAGCACGGCCGCGTCGACCTGCTCGGCTTCTGGCGACGCCGGGCCCGCCGGCTCCTGCCCGCCCTGCTCCTGGTCGTCGTCACCAGCGTCGCGGTCGCCCGGCTCGTCGGCGGCGACCTGCTGGTCGGCATCGGGCGGCAGACCCTCGGGGCCCTCACGTTCACCAGCAACTGGCTGGAGATCGCCGCCGGGGCCAGCTACTTCCACAGCACCTCGCCGATCCTCTTCGTCAACTTCTGGAGCCTGGCGGTCGAGGAGCAGTTCTACCTGCTCTGGCCGATCAGCCTCATCCTGGCGCTGGCGCTGACCCGCACCACCAAGCAGCGCGTGCTCGCCGTCGCCGGCATCGGTGTCGCCTCCACGCTGCTCATGGCGATCCTGTCGCTGGGCGGCGCCGACACGACCCGCGTCTACTACGGCACCGACACCCACCTCATGGGGCTGATGTTCGGGGCGGCACTCGCGCTGTCCTGGGCCGACCCCGAGCACCGGGCCGGCCTGCGGACCCGGGTATGGCGCCGCTGGCGGGCCCCCGCCGTGCTCGCCGCGCTGCTCGTCCTGGTGGCCCTCATGCGCTGGCTCGGCGACGGCTCCGCCTTCACCTTCCGGGGCGGCATCGCCCTGGCCAGCCTGGCCACGGTCGTGCTCATCGCGGGGCTGCTGGAGAGCCCGTCCGGCTGGCGGCGTCTGATGTCGCTGCGGCCGCTCGCCTGGATCGGCGAGCGCTCCTACGGCATCTACCTCTGGCACTGGCCCGTCATCGTCATCGCCGGCGCGCTCGTGCCGTACGCCCCGGGCACGACCCGCGCGGTCATGGTCGTCCTGGGCGCGCTGACGGTGACCCTCGTGCTGTCCGAGCTGTCCCTGCGCCTGGTGGAGCGGCCGGTGCGCCGGCGCGGCTTCCGCGCCAGCATCCGGGCCTTCTCGTCCTGGGTGACCACCCCCTGGGAGCACAGCCGGCTGCCCCGCCTGGTCGCCGCCGGCCTCGCCCTGATGCTTCTGGGCACCGCCGTCGCGCTCGCCACCGCCCCCGAGAAGTCGCAGACCCAGCGGCAGATCGAGCAGACCGAGGAGCGGCTCGGCCTCGGTGCCGGGTCGGGTGAGGACGGTGACGCTGGCGCGGAGAACGGGGACGGGGAAGGCGCCGACGGGGAAGGCGCCGACGGGGCGAGCGCCGGTGCCGAGGGCGCCGGTCGGCCCGCCGCCCAGCTGGGCTCGCTGCTCGGCCTGGGCGCCGCCGCCGACGGGGCCGCCGCCGACGGGGCCGCTGGAGACGAGGCTGCCGGCGAGGGTGAGGCTGCCGGGGACGGTGGCGACGCCGCTCCGGACAGCGACGGTGGTGAGACTGTCGCCGAGGGTGAGGCTGAGGCCGGCACCGAGGGTGACACGACGGATGACGAGGCCGGGGACGACGGCTCCGAGGACGCCGCCGAGGCCGACCCGCCCGCCGACGTCGAGGGCGCGGTCGAGATCAACGGCTCCACGTTCGCGCCGGACGCCGACGGCCTGCTCGTCCCGGAGAGCAGCGCCATCACAGCCTTCGGGGACTCGCTGGTCGTGACCAGCGCCGACGGACTGGCCTTCCGCTTCCCGGAGATCGGCTTCGTGGCCAAGTCCAACCGGCAGTGGGGTGACGCCCCCGCGATCCTGAGCGAGGCGCTGGCCGCGGGCCAGGTGCAGGACAACGTGGTGCTCCACCTCGGCACCAACGCCGGGGTCGACGAGCAGGGTCTGCGCGACGCGCTGGACGCGCTCGGCACCGGCCGCAACGTCGTCGTCATGGACCTCTACGTGCAGGCCTCCTTCCTCGAGCCCTCCAACGAGACGATCCGCGCGGTCGTCGCCGACTACCCCAACGCGGTCGTCGGCCAGTGGAACGCCACGATCTCCCAGCAGCCGCAGGCGCTCCAGAGCGACGGCGTCCACCCCGACCTGGACGGCATGCACGTCTACGCCGAGGTCGTCGCCCGGGCCTTCGACGAGCTCGCCCGCCGCTGA